One genomic window of Oncorhynchus tshawytscha isolate Ot180627B unplaced genomic scaffold, Otsh_v2.0 Un_contig_9179_pilon_pilon, whole genome shotgun sequence includes the following:
- the LOC121842437 gene encoding keratin-associated protein 5-5-like has translation DVRKWGLLVWGRTGVGRTGVGGCGAYRCGRTGVGRTGVGRTGVMPTGVGPTGVGRTGVGPYRCDAYRCGAYRCGVYRCGVYRCGVYRCGVYRCGAYRCGAYRCGAYRCGVYRCGAYRCGAYRCGVYRCGAYRCGVYRCGAHRCGVYRCGAYRCGAYRCGAYRCGAYRCGAYRCGAYWCGAYWCGVYRCGAYQLV, from the coding sequence GATGTGAGAAAGTGGGGTCTACTGGTGTGGGGGCGTACCGGTGTGGGGCGTACCGGTGTGGGCGGGTGTGGGGCGTACCGGTGTGGGCGTACCGGTGTGGGGCGTACCGGTGTGGGGCGTACCGGTGTGATGCCTACCGGTGTGGGGCCTACCGGTGTGGGGCGTACCGGTGTGGGGCCGTACCGGTGTGATGCCTACCGGTGTGGGGCCTACCGGTGTGGGGTCTACCGGTGTGGGGTCTACCGGTGTGGGGTCTACCGGTGTGGGGTCTACCGGTGTGGGGCCTACCGGTGTGGGGCCTACCGGTGTGGGGCCTACCGGTGTGGGGTCTACCGGTGTGGGGCCTACCGGTGTGGGGCCTACCGGTGTGGGGTCTACCGGTGTGGGGCCTACCGGTGTGGGGTCTACCGGTGTGGGGCCCACCGGTGTGGGGTCTACCGGTGTGGGGCCTACCGGTGTGGGGCCTACCGGTGTGGGGCCTACCGATGTGGGGCCTACCGGTGTGGGGCCTACCGGTGTGGGGCCTACTGGTGTGGGGCCTACTGGTGTGGAGTCTACCGGTGTGGGGCGTACCAGCTTGTGTGA